DNA from Drosophila busckii strain San Diego stock center, stock number 13000-0081.31 chromosome 2R, ASM1175060v1, whole genome shotgun sequence:
CCACTGTTAGCGCTTTGCAGCTTCCGctctttaaatttgctttgacACTTTACtttcaaaaaagaaagagTAACAACTAACGGATCCTTATACTTACTCTTTAGCGTAAGCGAGCGCGTTTTCTCTTTACATTTGACTTCCAAAAGCTTACTCATTGGTTTAATTCCAATGTGTTGGGAATTCTAAGCGCATTGCTTATACTTTTGTTGATCTCTTTACACGCtgataaaaatgtaaataagtaaataattgcaagtaCAGTTTTTAGTATATacatgtttattatattaaaatttcttaTGGTTATTAATTAGctatagtatttattatacataggTAGACTTAGGAAATTGTTTGTGGTGCTGCCTCAATAGGCTCCTCGCTCTTCTTGCCACCAGAGAGCATTAGCTGTATTTCATGGATTGACTTGCCCTTCGTCTCCGGCACACAGAGCAAGCAGTAAACGAAAGCCACAACTGCAATGCCGGCAAAGATCCAGAAAGTTGGCGCCGAGCCAATGGCGTTCTTTAGTATGGGAAAGAGCAGCGTAACCAAAAAGGCCGAAAGCCAATTGCTGGTGCCCGCAATGGAGCCGGCAACACTCTTGACATCCTCCGTAAATACCTCAGCCATAATAAGCCAAGGCACGGGACCAAAGCCAATGGAGAAGAATACAATAAAGACCAGAATGCTGGTAATGGGCAGCCAGCCAATGGATGTAACCGAAGCTGGATCGTTTTCCTTCATTTGGAAGTAGACGCCCATTAGTGTGGTGGTCACAGCCATAAAGAAGGATgagataagcaacaaaatgcgaCGTCCAGCCTTGTCCACAATGAGTGCAGCCACCAGCGTCATAATCACCTGCGTGGCGCCTATAAGAATAGTACAGATGCGTCCACTTAGACCAGCGCCCACATCTTCAAAAATAGATGTGGAATAGAACATAATGGCATTAATGCCCGTCCActgctgcagcgcctgcaAGATGACAGCTATGGAGATGCCCTTGAGTGTTATgggacgcagcagcagcttgaaaatgttttgctgtGGCTCATCATCGCTCTTGGTGGTGTCCTGCAGTATTTTGTTTAGCTCAGGCGTAACATCAAAGTCCTGACCACGCAGCCACTTCAACGACTTGGTAGCATCATCCTGGCGACCCTTCATGGCCAAATAAACAGGCGACTCGGGCATGAAGAAGTGCACAACAGCAAAGATGATTGGCAAAATGGCACACAATATGTTGATGGTCAACAGTGGACAGTAGCCGCCCACAATGTAGCCATAGAGTATGCCCGATACGGTGTTAAGCTGAAAGAAGCTGCCCAGCAGTCCACGCGTCTCGAGCGTTGAAATCTCCGTGGAGTACATGGAAGCGCAAACACAAAAGGCGCCACCACACACGCCCAATATGAAGCGTCCAAAGTACAGCATTATAACATTGTTGGCAAAGATCATCAGTATCCAGCCCACCATGTAGGGTGGTATTAGTCCCAACATTGTAGGCTTACGGCCAACCCAATCAATAACAAATCCCACTGGTATGCAGACCAAAGTGGCGCCCAGCGTCAACAGCGAGGAAATCCAACCGAACTGATCGCCACTTATGTCAAAGTTATAGTCCCTATCTGTTGTGAGCTTAGTCTCCACCGGAGAGGACCAGCCCATGCTGGCGCCCATGCAGAAGGCACCAAAGGCAGCCGACAAGCCGGCTATATATTGCGGCAGCACTTTAGCCCTGGacattgttaatttattgttatttatgaaTAGCAGCTAACTTGTTCTACGCGTTGTAACGGTTCCAGACCAACTGATTACTGTTGGACGAGCGTTACTTGGCTAGAAGTATTTGCCATGATTCGACAtggcgtcgacgtcgctgctggcgttggatgcagctgacgctgacgccCTCTTGAGTGATAAGTTATAAATCAGTCATTGCGCTGTTGGAAATTTCGGCGcgtaaagagagagagactgtgTTTAAGCCCGAGCAGAAATCATTTAACAATACAGaaactatataattatatagaacACTGTGCAGTTTATACGACTAGCATATACTCTAGAGAAAACGCTCGGCAGAGCGAAAAGATTTCTTTATAGACAGATGCCTAAGATAAAAATGTACGCGGCATTCGTTTATTTCTGTTACTCTGTAAAAAGAGTATTTAACTAATTGTGCAACTCCAATTAGTTGGCACTCTCCATAAGCCGTTagatttatgcatatattatgcATGTGCAAATCCACTCAAATGGTTGCCGCTGTTgcaaaaaagtaacaaaaccAATTGTTGTAATTACAGCTGCCGTGTGAAAAGTAGATAATAGCATAGGACCCGattggcaattgttttttgcacatttaatcTAACGCCGCATTGCAACCATATCAGTAACCCCGCCACAAAAAGCTAACGGTCAACTGGCGGTCATCGCCAGATATGCATATGACCGAAGTGGCACTCACAGCAAGCTGGAGAGCGCTATAATACTCAATGCATATAATATTCCATTGACAAGtggattgtttttttttacaagcaTTGACTACTTGTAGCGTCATACCAGCATGATAAAGCCCAAATCATTTGAAGCTACAGTTCCCGCTAATATTACAAGTAgcgtaagcaaacaaaaagataATTACAGATTGTGTATGTAATGCACAAGTATATAGActagtattatttattatgtcgcaatacaaaacaattatttttgctgtttacaCAGTGAG
Protein-coding regions in this window:
- the LOC108595235 gene encoding facilitated trehalose transporter Tret1-2 homolog, which codes for MSRAKVLPQYIAGLSAAFGAFCMGASMGWSSPVETKLTTDRDYNFDISGDQFGWISSLLTLGATLVCIPVGFVIDWVGRKPTMLGLIPPYMVGWILMIFANNVIMLYFGRFILGVCGGAFCVCASMYSTEISTLETRGLLGSFFQLNTVSGILYGYIVGGYCPLLTINILCAILPIIFAVVHFFMPESPVYLAMKGRQDDATKSLKWLRGQDFDVTPELNKILQDTTKSDDEPQQNIFKLLLRPITLKGISIAVILQALQQWTGINAIMFYSTSIFEDVGAGLSGRICTILIGATQVIMTLVAALIVDKAGRRILLLISSFFMAVTTTLMGVYFQMKENDPASVTSIGWLPITSILVFIVFFSIGFGPVPWLIMAEVFTEDVKSVAGSIAGTSNWLSAFLVTLLFPILKNAIGSAPTFWIFAGIAVVAFVYCLLCVPETKGKSIHEIQLMLSGGKKSEEPIEAAPQTIS